Genomic segment of Esox lucius isolate fEsoLuc1 chromosome 15, fEsoLuc1.pri, whole genome shotgun sequence:
CAGATGAGGGTCTCTGGGTGTTAGGGGAACACTGGGTCTGGGGACCTTGGGTTATGGAACTggaagatgaagatgatgaaACACATGAAGAGGATGAGCGTGGTGCCTGGTACCTGGGAAATAAGAAGATGGCTTACTGTACATGCTGTAGGGCTGGCAACTTAAGTATCCTCCTTTCATATCAGTTGTTTatctgaaacaaaaaattaGCTAAATCTGCTGTAAAAGCAATAATAGTTGAACATCTGTTCTATTTTGTGAAAACATAAATTCAATTTGGGcatttatatttcaaatttATGGTGATTTATAGTAAAGTAGGTAGGAATAATTATGTACTATCTCACCAGGACTGTAACTCACCAGGATCGTGACTTCCGGACCCTTCCTGATGCAGTGGTTCTGTCCCTGAAGGGGACGTTGATTAGCAGGTCTCTCCTTGGGCTACCAGGACCTCCAAAGGCCTGTTCCAGGTGTGCTCCATTAAGGTTTAGGGTGTACATGGTGGGTGGGCTCATATCTAGCTCCAGGAGCATTACATTCTCAGCCTACATGAATAAGGAATTAGAGATATAGGATATTGAACAGTGGAAATATTCTTCAATTAAGGTCAATGGCCCTTAATTATGAACAGAGTGGATTACTTTAAGCATTAACTGGCAATAACAACTGATTTCGTATTTTCCATCTAACACGTGTAATAGATGCAGAGGACATTCAGTGTCTGAAGGTGACCAAAATTATCTCAACTCAAACACTAGGTATGGTCCCGCTGGTCTTCCAACTCTAACATTATACAACAGCCATTCCTGGACCTGACTCCAGATAATAAACACCTGTGAACAGTACTCGAAGATATGATCCAATGATGTTTCCTCACAATACAGTCTGTACAGTCCAGAATGATATCCCCCTATATTGAGAATATGTTTCATAGAGAATAttccatttatttaattaaatgcattatcCATTTATTATAATTGAAATGTCCAGTTTGCAATGAAGTCCTTGCCTTGTTGGCACAACTCCATGTCAGGTGCTCCAACACCTTCAATTTGTTTAAATTCCTTTTTCTTTTCGTCACTGGCTCCTTAAAGATGGTGTGGATCAATTAGTTGCAGTTAGTTGGTATTTCCATATGAGTGACATAATTTTAACCATCCTATATACAATGTCATTAATGAACATTCTATCTTTCTTATGAAAAAAATGTCCAACATAGGTTTAGCCTTTATGACTACATTGATGGTTAGCCATATTATTTCATGTAGTGTTTGTTCTGCCCCCTCTGGAGGATGAAGTCTGAACTGTACCCAAGTCTGCATGGCTTTATTTAAGGCTTCAAACAGGGTTCCATTTTCAATCCACCTGCACTAGACTTCATTTCAGTCTCATGTGCCCTATTTCAAAAATCTGGCATCAACCTACCCGATATCTACATGGGGCTCCTGTTGTGGCTGCCATCTGTGCGTACTGGCTGATAGGTCTCTTGTATCCCACCACAGATGTGGGCCTTCGTTTCAACTGATGAGCTGACTTCCTGTAATAAGACACAGGAGCAAAGACCCGTTTGGAAGCTATATTTTGGAAACAACTGCCTTGTGAAACATTAATTTTACACCAGTTAACAATTGTAATTAGAGTTATATTTAGAGTATTATGCTGCTTGACAATTATAGACTaccaaaaatgttatgtaaaaaaCTATTCTGTCTTAAATGGGGAGGGAGTAAAACATGGTAAACTAAATCCCACTTTCAGATCTATAAACAGGAAACCTGCATATTCAAAGATCCTGTAACCAAAATGCTTGTATCAGTCCTATGTGAGTGGTTCTCTACTTTTTTTCAGATTAATAAACACGTCCCTTGTTGAACATATACCaaatttgaatataaaaaaacGGTCATGGTTTCACACCTAACCACCCCTCCCAATGTTACAGTTACCCACTGATAAGCTTAACAGAGATATACACAGTATACCTTCAAGAACATGGTAAATATGGGTGTGTTTATAATTGTTCGTACATACAGTGTCGTAATAACATGGCTTCTTCTTGTAATCTTGTCATATATTACATATGTGAACTGACTTACCCTTCTGAAGTCCCAAATGGCATAAACCTCCACTGGTCTTCCTCACTGTCAAAATGAAGCCGGTTCATaatcttgttcttttcttcaGGAGGGATGAAATTCTCAATTAAGAGATACCTGCAGGTAAAATGTGATAAATATTGtggaaaaagtgtgtgtgtgtgtgtgtgtttgtacatgctAGGATTTGAGCGTATACATTAGTAATACTCACTTGAACTTGAGTTCTCTAGTGAGTTCATTCTGTGTCTGCTCAAGCTCCTGCCTGGTTACTACATGCTCATCAATGACATCCCCAATCTCAGCCTTCACTAACTGCAGCTTGGCATACAACTGGAGCAACGAGTAACAAACACAGAAGTAGAACACATTAACTCCATTATATTCATTTCCTTATCAAAACATCCAGAaatgagagaaaacattttatatcaaaACACTGTCTCAAATAAGTTTTAATTACAGAAGATGTTGTCATAATGATCCTGAATTGACTTTAGAAATATAGAGACAATGGTTGGTCGTCCATTTTACCCTTTTGAGCTTCTTGGTCTTGAGATCCACCTCCTGCTGCAGGGAGGAGAAGGTCTCTCTCagctctcctgtctcctcatcCTGAGCCATCACCTGTTgttgtatctctctctcacgtCTTAtctgaatacaaatacaaatggtTAATTTATGCATAGATGATACAGCTGGGCCTAGtctacacacaaacaatcaACATTTAGAGATGTCAGAAGCATAGCCACCATTCATGGTGTTAACCAATGTCTAAGAAACAGTATGTGGCTGTgtggaaacaaaacatgtcaacatgCCACGGCTAACAGTTCAGCTTGCTCCACTGACAGTCCTGTCTCACACAGGGCTCGAACCAAAGGCCCTCTGATAGCAAACACATGTAACTGCGCTCCTTAACAACGTTCAAACCATTTGAGGTTTGACCAGTGCAGAAGGTACCAATTTTTTGTGTCTTCAGTGACCTGAGGTCCATTGTTTACCATATCAATGAATATCACATGTAAAACAAAGCTTCAGAATGTAGGTAAACCCATTGACACACGTTATTTGCTGGACACTAACATGCTATTTTTTTAGGCTTAAAGCATTCATATTATTCTAACTATATAATAGATATACTATGAAAATCCACCTTTGAAATTAAGAATATCTCTTCCCGCATACTACAGGGATAGCCTAGAATGGTGTGCCTTCTTAATGAATCCATCTATAAAATGAACAAagcctattgttttttttagattaCTTCTTACCTGCTCTGCAATCTCCTGCCTTTTTAATTCCAGCATCTTCTGTTGCTCGTTGGTGTGGTCAATAATGTTCTTTCCCCCAGCCAATATTTTGCTCTCCATTGCCTGTTAAGGGACAGAAATGACCATATGTATTATTGATTATTGGAAAGGCAGATGATTTGTTGCTCGTattaaatgcaataaaaaaattgaataacTGTCTCATATACAAGGGTAAATTAGATATTTGTCACCTTATACTTCTCAATAATCTTTTCCATAGCTTCCTGTTCCTTCTGCATGTCTTCCATCAtcctttccttttccatctgttCCTTCTCCCCAAATGCCTTCCACTTCTCTCTGGCCCCTGGGCTGCTATGGGCACTGGTGGGAACAGATTTTTTCGGGCTGTCCTCCACAGAACTAAATCTATGTATTGCTATGTTGCCGGAAACAGACTTTTTAGGACTTTCCCCCACAGAGCTGAATCTATGTATGGGTATTCTGGAGGTAACAGCTTTTTTGGGACTGCCGTCCACAGAGTCACCTATGGAGTTGAGTGTGCTTGATATCCCTACACTtatctcctcctctttcattttgttttcctcaTCTTCCTTCATATAGTATTCCGCATTCCGCTTCCATTCGGCTTCCAGAGCCTTCCACAGTTCTGCATCCCTTTCTCGGTGGGCAACATCCTCTACAATCATACTTTTAGTCAGTCTCCTGctattcctccttctcctcctctccttcgcCATCATCCCTCGCTCTTCAAGCTGGGCTTTCAGGCGGGCGATCTCCTCCTGAAACTCTCTCAGCAGAGCATCCTTCGGATCTTCGTTGATCTTGGGTTTGTTCTTTATGTTTTTGGCCCTGTTTGCGTACCTCAGTGTTGTCAGGGACTCTTCATAGTGCTTAGACGACGGTCCCAGAGTCGCTATCATGACCGTCTTTGCGTTGCCCCCCAGCGAATCCTGGAGAAGACGGGTGAGTTTAGAGTCCCTGTAAGGTATGTGTGTGCTCTTCCCATCCACTAAAGCAGATATGACATTACCCAGTGCAGAAAGGGACAGGTTGATTTTGGTGGCCTCCTTCAGGCGCTCCCCTTTGGCACCGGTCTTGCTCTGACGTTCACTGCCAGCCAGGTCAACCATGTTCAGCTTCCCAACCCGTATGTGGTCCTCTCCATCTGCACCTTTCTCACTGCACTCCACCGTGATCATGAAGATAGCATGGGACCGCGAGCTGCGTTCGTTCATATTAGTGAACCCCACAGACCTGGACTGGTCTCCTATCATCATGACATGTTCAATCTCCATGACATTCTTAGTCACAACTGAGGAAAGATCTTTGACATAGACCCCTGAATCTGGGTTTTCTTTGAGGTCTAGTTTCTTGTTGTTGTCTTTACATAACAGGTCCCGAATCTCCTCCCGATAAATCTCTAGATAGGATGCCCTCACCAAATATTGCTGGTTCTGAGACCTGGAGATCTGAGTAAAAATGTGGTTAAACGAATTTGGGATGATCCCTCTCTCATTGTCTGTAGGCATACCTAACatagtgtatgttttacctgttCCAGTCTGTCCATAAGCAAATATTGTTCCGTTAAATCCTTGTAACACTGAGTCTACAAGGGGTCTGACTGTATCATCATATATATCTCCCTGTTTCGACTCAGAGTCATAGACAGCATCAAAGGTGAACGATTTCATGAGTTCTTCAGGTGACGCCCTCGGATTCCTTAGTGTGATCTGCCCCAGTTTTGTATTAACCTCCAGTATGTTATCGTTGTTCGTCTCCTCTCTCATGAATGGGCGGCATCGCACCACCACCTTCACTGTCTCACTCTGTTTTTGTCTCGACATATTTATTCCTTCTCGCACCGTAACGATTAAAAGAGTTCTCTTCACAGTACAATTAAAATCCACCGTAGGCATCTAATCACGCACCAACATGACTCATCTTCGGGGTCTTTCTAGCAGCATCCTCCGCTGAGCGCTATCCAGGTAGGCAAAACCCTGTCATTCGCACTAAACGATAACGTTCTGTACTCCCACATAACTAATCACATGGCCCACGTCCTTCTTTCGAATCTGGTTAACATCATCCTTGATTCTGACGAGAACTGATCCACCCCTCAGCACTAGGCGACACGGTACAAAGGATGCTGCGCCACCACTAAAAAAAATACCGCCGTCAGCCACCCCAGCGTCCCCGGTACACACCCTTTCCACCGCTGCAGACAATAGGAACAAGACATGTGACCACCACAACGAATTGGATAAAAGCTATATCTTGTAACTGTGTTGCCCAATTATTAGCGACaaaataggcctaatacaagcATTAACCAATTAGCACATTATGATTTGAtttaatgtacaaaaataataatcattttatttcaaCATCATCGTTTATTAATTTACTAGCTCTTTATACATCAACGCCCGAActatgtaaaaagaaaacatgctcATTTACCAAATTAGTAGACATtcaataaaacatgaacaaagaTCAGTCACTTATAAAGgctaaaatggcaccctattccctaattTGCAGTGTacagaacagggtgccatttggtgTTGGCATGGATTTCATTTACATTCTGAGAAGACTTGGATTACCTATTAGGTCTAGCACCTGCCTCAGATGGACACTTCAGATGGACACAGAATATGGCCAAAAAGGGAACAGTGAAAATatgtatacaaaaacacacaaaccaaccaaaccaaaaaaaaaagattctgttAGTCATTAATTCTGAAATCTCTGTATTTCGTTCTTTAATTTGTGACAGGCCCCCCTTCTCATGATTTCTCTGACGCAACCCAAACTTTAAGCTCGGTGCTTATttcacagaaaaatatataaggcaTATGCACATTCTATTGGCAATCTGCTGTTAAGTGCTAGCAGCACATGGTGTTGGGGAAAAGTCACTTGTGGAACCTCTTGTTGCTGTCCTTGGCGTGGTCCAAAAGAAGCTGACAGGGGGTGAATTGGTTGCCATAAACGTGTTCAAACCTCCTCATCTTTTCCACTAGTTTGTCAGCACCAAAGGTATCCACAAACCGGAAAGGACCTGAGCAGAGTGGGATTTAACGAAAggttaaaacaacatttgtagTTTTCAATCTTTCAAAACAAATGGCTTTTCCATTTTATATTAGGCTTTTGTCAACAGAACAGTCTTCAATACTGACAATGGATGAATTGATTAAACAGGTAAAAAAAGATTGTTCTACAAAATGCTTGGTGGCCACCAGAATATCCCCTATTGATCTCTCGTTGCACCATCAATATGcactaaaaaaaatatatcttagtaacatttacagttgtgctcatacatTAACATACCCATTGCAAAAATTGGGAAATcttggcactgattttgaaattctgactgatcatgcaaaaaaaaaaatatttaaggatagtgatcatatgaagccatttattatcacagttgtttggcacatttttaaatcataatgataacagaaatcaaccaaatggccctgacaaaagtttacatacccttgtatgtttggccttattacagagacacaa
This window contains:
- the kif3cb gene encoding kinesin-like protein KIF3B, with amino-acid sequence MPTVDFNCTVKRTLLIVTVREGINMSRQKQSETVKVVVRCRPFMREETNNDNILEVNTKLGQITLRNPRASPEELMKSFTFDAVYDSESKQGDIYDDTVRPLVDSVLQGFNGTIFAYGQTGTGKTYTMLGMPTDNERGIIPNSFNHIFTQISRSQNQQYLVRASYLEIYREEIRDLLCKDNNKKLDLKENPDSGVYVKDLSSVVTKNVMEIEHVMMIGDQSRSVGFTNMNERSSRSHAIFMITVECSEKGADGEDHIRVGKLNMVDLAGSERQSKTGAKGERLKEATKINLSLSALGNVISALVDGKSTHIPYRDSKLTRLLQDSLGGNAKTVMIATLGPSSKHYEESLTTLRYANRAKNIKNKPKINEDPKDALLREFQEEIARLKAQLEERGMMAKERRRRRNSRRLTKSMIVEDVAHRERDAELWKALEAEWKRNAEYYMKEDEENKMKEEEISVGISSTLNSIGDSVDGSPKKAVTSRIPIHRFSSVGESPKKSVSGNIAIHRFSSVEDSPKKSVPTSAHSSPGAREKWKAFGEKEQMEKERMMEDMQKEQEAMEKIIEKYKAMESKILAGGKNIIDHTNEQQKMLELKRQEIAEQIRREREIQQQVMAQDEETGELRETFSSLQQEVDLKTKKLKRLYAKLQLVKAEIGDVIDEHVVTRQELEQTQNELTRELKFKYLLIENFIPPEEKNKIMNRLHFDSEEDQWRFMPFGTSEGKSAHQLKRRPTSVVGYKRPISQYAQMAATTGAPCRYRAENVMLLELDMSPPTMYTLNLNGAHLEQAFGGPGSPRRDLLINVPFRDRTTASGRVRKSRSWYQAPRSSSSCVSSSSSSSSITQGPQTQCSPNTQRPSSANYTPLEGAIPGSP